In Pseudomonadota bacterium, the following are encoded in one genomic region:
- a CDS encoding TatD family hydrolase, which produces MNLTDTHAHICDQSFDADRDQIIRQAENAGISHIIAVSETLDDIKKNLTLAEKFPQILVAGGLCPEHLDLDQTESIINYIRDNRERFIAIGEVGLDFWIVQDDSQKELQKEIFGKFIDLAIKLDLPLNVHSRSAGRQAVQLLLEKNAKRVQMHAFDGKYSAALPAIEAGYFFSMPPSVNRSPQKQKLIKRLPLSVLLLESDSPVLGPDPKTRNEPANLLIGLEAISKLTKNPRKKVIQAVIENTSRLYGIK; this is translated from the coding sequence ATGAACCTTACTGACACTCACGCCCATATCTGCGATCAGTCCTTTGATGCGGACCGGGACCAGATTATCCGGCAAGCCGAAAACGCCGGGATATCCCATATCATTGCCGTGAGCGAAACCCTTGATGACATCAAAAAAAACCTCACGCTTGCCGAAAAATTCCCGCAGATCCTTGTGGCAGGCGGCCTTTGCCCTGAACATCTCGACCTGGATCAGACAGAAAGCATTATTAATTATATCAGAGATAACCGGGAACGGTTCATTGCCATTGGTGAAGTCGGGCTTGATTTCTGGATTGTTCAGGATGATTCGCAAAAAGAACTTCAAAAAGAAATTTTCGGAAAATTCATTGATCTGGCGATCAAACTCGATCTGCCGTTAAACGTTCATTCTCGATCCGCTGGCAGGCAGGCGGTGCAGCTTCTTCTTGAAAAAAATGCCAAAAGAGTCCAGATGCATGCCTTTGACGGCAAATACTCTGCAGCTCTGCCGGCAATAGAGGCTGGATACTTTTTCTCAATGCCGCCCTCGGTGAACAGATCACCCCAGAAGCAGAAACTCATCAAACGCCTGCCCCTTTCCGTGCTTCTTCTCGAATCAGACAGCCCGGTTCTGGGGCCGGACCCAAAAACACGAAACGAACCGGCAAATCTGCTTATCGGACTTGAAGCCATTTCCAAACTGACAAAAAATCCCAGGAAAAAAGTAATCCAGGCGGTAATTGAAAACACCTCCAGGCTCTACGGAATAAAATAA